The genomic region cctatGTTTCAGCACATGATTCATTTCCGTACAgatttcctcccacagtccaagtTAATGCAAGTTAGGTGGATTGGAAACCTGACTTCCCATAGGTATAAATGTTAATTTGTGTTTGCTTTATGTTAGACTGATGAGCTCCACCAGGGTGTAACCCTGATCCCATTGTGAGCTGGGATACGCTCCAATCCCTTGCAACACTAAAGGGGTTGTGGGTATAGATAATGGAGGGCTGGATGAaaccttttgtaaacaaataaatttcAAAAGTCAACATGAGATAGGAACTCATTAGTCTTTACGCAGAGCTTAatttttagcaaatattttaATGCTCTGTTTATTTGTATGTCAGACACAGTAGCTCAACTACTGACCAGATTAAACAAAAATCTGATCAATAATACATCAAATGGTCCATtctggtttaaaaataaaatacaatttacaCCCtggattatttttgtttcttccctttgtttctttttagataaaataagataactTTTCTTGGTATGTAAAACACTGGATTGCATTTATGAAAAATTGCACAAATTTTCAGTCTACTCTAATCCTCACTTGATTTTATTAATCTGTCTGTAAATTTTCTCCGTCTTTTATCTGTGACATCCTCCATGATGTTTTTTACTGAACCAAAGCACTGACATAAATATGGAAGCAGTTCATTATTGCTGAGTAAATAGAGACTGCAAAGCTTGTCATACGAGTTCCAGTGCAATGAAGGCAAAACATGCTCAACAAAAGGCTGCGGGCTTAAAAGGACAAGGCGTGGCAGGACCAGTTTCCCTTGAACAAAGAACAGAAAGGCCGTGCCAGAGGTAGCTGACATATGTAAACTTCAGACAGAAAAAGCTAATTACAGAATGTGGTAGAGCAAACTGAGAGAGGCAGGGCATGACTGTGGATTACCATAAACCTGAAATCTGTTTGATGCATCACTTCCTGACttgagaaggagagagacagaaaagaggaaggagaaagaggTTAATAGGAGAGAAGAGGGATACGGTGTAGGTGAGGAGGGTGGAGTTAAGAAACCACAGAAGGTGGACAAGACAAACAGAGAGCAGCGCACAGATCCCTTGAGCTTGGCAAACTGCCCgagtaaaacaagacaatgaaGACCTGAAAAGCAAAGCTGAACCCGGACTCCACATTCAGCTGGGAGGATGTAAGAAAAGGACCTGACTGTGAGAAGGAGAGAAACATGAGCCTGAAATAACTGCATCGAACATTTTCTTTGGCATATAACACACAACTGAAGGAGCTGAGGTAAGGATTTTTATATTCTACATGTGTTTtctgtgattttttaaaaatagttatTGTAGCTCTGTGGTGGAGTGAACTAATGTTTATGCATGATATTAATCTGATAGAGGCTTTtaattcactcactcactcgggGTCTTTCTGCAATAATgatgacatttttcttttgtggaCGGGTCAGTGCTGTTTTGCCATTTATGTTTGCCCTTTGGGTGTGTAGTGCAACACcgacatttactgtatgtgttaaAAATGCAGATGAACAGGTTTAGAGATCTCGCTCTGATCTGACGTTAAAGGATGATCATGTGGTTGAAGAgtttccctgtgtgtgtctgtgtgtgtgtgtctctctattCAGATATACAGCATTAAGGTCCCTCTGTTTAGAGAATCTTGCACGCAGCTTTGatgaaagttgttttttgtgattACTCTAGCTCATATAGTATTATCCCATCTTAAGATAGACCAATGTAAGATAGGTCTGTGCTGTAAGACCAAAAGGATTCAAATGTCGTGTTACAAAAGAAGACAAAATTGGTGAGCTGTCAgagtttttattcttatttGTCAGTGGCGGGAAGAGACAGTGACACAACACCTGAAGTTCTTGTTCTCAGTCACATGTTCACTCAGACACCTTCTCATACTGGATACCTGTAAGAGTCCTGTTACTATTCACAGATTCAGCCCTAGAGACAAAATGGGTTTCAGGACTACCACCTTTGCTTTatcatgttttattcatcttcatCTATTTTTATACCCACAACAAAGACTTAAATTGCTTTTGTAAATAGAAAATATCCTGAAACTTTTACATAACAACTGTAAGCATGTGGAAATACTAGAAACCTACTGAATGCCAAGTTTGACTGCGTGAACGGGGTATGAGGAATGGGAAACAGTGAATAAAATCACCTTTAACAGCATTTCtttaatctgtttttatattcaaCAGGATGACTTCATTATCAGAAGCAGACTTCCAGTGCAAAAATGGAGATACTATCTGTGGTGAGTTTAATCAGCAGAGATCAGCCATTCTGGCCATTGGAGGCTTTGTCACTGATGACATACCAGCACAGACGCACATGCCACTTTAAGATCCCTGAATCTCAGACTTTGTGATTACAAAGAGTGTGCCTGTTTCTGTTTACAGCCATCCGAGTGTATGAGCAGGAGGTGATCATTGTGCCCATATTCCTGCTGGCTGGCTTCCTGATCACTCTGGTCTTCATTTTACTGATGCGCTTTTGTCCGGAGAAAGTTCATCGCATCCGTCCACAGGCCTCGAAGTCAGCCACCAGGAGAATACTGCATGGCATTGATGGTAAGACACTGGAATAGACTTGTAGTTTGTTAGTgttgatttaaataaatgaaatcatATCACAGAAATTAAATTAGGCCTACACTGTCAGCAAGCTGATTCCATATGTAAATTTcttgtattttcctttttccagGAGCTGTAGTTTACCCTTCATTTTTCCATACActcatttttgtctttgtttagcACATGTACACCACATGCATCATATGCTTTTTTTCAACACAAAAGTCTGACATATTCTTTTGTCAATTTAACAAAGTATAAAGCTGTCAGAAACCCTAAATACAAGGAAAATGGCTCCAGGCACcattaaaaatgtgcaaatcGTATGTAATAATCAGTCAATATACTATTATAGAACAATTCAaggttgtaaaaaaaatgttgtttcacattttatacacacaaaTAGAGAAGAATGtaagaaataaaactatattactttttattattattatttacatgtaAAGTTATTTTGATCCCAACTTGTCTTTGTGCCtttttcatttaaagtgacAATATCAATAACCATTCGTCCCACAATTGCTTACATTATTTTCTGCATTGCAGAATCTTTTGAAagtgaaagttttatttttgtttaacatttatataGTGTTTGAAATGTCAAATTTCTATTCTACAGAATTGTAAGCAAGGTTTGCAGGCAGAGTTTTAGTTTCTGCATTGCCTGAACAACACAGTATCCCCCTTTTATCATTAAGCACTCTATCCAAGTTTCAGCTAGACATTTTCTTCCAGCAAGACACAAAGATAAATAGTTATATTTACTTACTCTCATGTAAACCTGTGCACTCATCCATAATGGTAAttattctctccctctctcccccttaACCCTCTTTTCATAGCTCCACCAGGTATCAATGTCCTGGAGCATGAAAGCATCGCTCTGGACATGCCCACTTCCTACTCCACCTTCCAACCCCCAAACTCTAACTACCCCTCCAAAAACCTGTCCATGTCTGTGGTCACACCTTCTTTCCCACACAGCCCCCCACCACAGCCCTTCAAGCCCAATTTCATCCCCGTTGTCCAGCCCAGAGAGTTGCCCCGTCAGAGGCTGCCCGAGTCCTTCAACCTGGTCACCCCTCTGCCTGTTGCCTTCTCCCTGCGCACCGACTCTTCTGTGTCCCTCTGCAGGGCTCGAATGGAAAACAGGAATGTGGTGCTGCGAGTCCTAAATGGTGGGTTCTTTATTGCTATCATTTGCAGGCCTTTCTCACCTGATTTTCAGGACATGGTTTCTGTAGTGTTTCCTTTTTCACTCTCAACCCCCTCTCATTCTTGCCTGTTGCAGACTCTGCTGATGCCACAGAAAGGCACAACTTCCTGGGCTTTGCATCCTTCTTGTCCCAGCTGGGACCACATCCCTTCCTGCCAGAGCTTCTTGGTGTTGTCTCACTCCGGGCTCCCCTGGTTACAGTTGTGGAAGAACTGGAGAATAGAGATCTGCTCAGCTTCCTGTGGCGTTGCAGACAGGTATATTTTTTGCATACGGGCTATACTGCTGCAATGTGCCTTAACTCACTTTAAGTATCaaaccatatatatataaagcaaaacaaaaacattcagatTGAGCAAAATAATGATTGATTGATCTTCCAAATGGCCAAGTATCTTCTCTTTGGGTTTTTTCTTCCAGGAACAAGTGGATAATCCATGTGAGATGACTGAGAGACGAATATTTACCATGGCCAAACAGGTGGCCTCAGCTCTGGTCAGTTTGCTAATAATTATGTCCTCACCTTTTTTAGACCACATTTGACTTTCAGATCACTGACATACCATAAAATTGTCCTGACCCCTTTTCAGTACATTGAATTGTTGACAGGGTTTCCCTCCAATACTCATTCATCATAACATGCACCTACCTGACAATCACAAAAACACCAAtttcttgtatttttgtatCATTGACTCATCACTTTTActttgtgtaaaacaaaaaaaaaccaaacacataTAGTCTACAGCCGTGATAGCAGGTCTGGGGGCTGTACAGTGCTTAAAGCTAAATGCTTTAAGTCCAATAACCTAGTTgttcagatatttcagtctggaccaaagtggtggacccaCTGACAGATCAACATTGCCATCTttagagctgctagcatgacaaaaattacttaaatatggcttttattatttattattttattttaaaaaatagctttttaattGTTGTTCAATTCTGCCCACcccaaacaaaaatgttttaatcattAACTTTTGATGGTTCTCACCATGCTTTAAATACCTGGATCTGCAATACCAGTGGATCTGAAACAGATGTTCTTTAAATGCAGTTTCCGTGAGGGTTTAGGAAGACctttacatatttatttgtcAGACAGCATAGAtgactgaactgaaatgaaCCGCACAGGGTTGCATGTTTAATCCTTTGATGCCTCTTGTCTTGTTGCCCGATCAGGAGTTCCTTCATAGCAAAGATATTCTCCACGGAAACATCCGTGCCCACAGCGTACTAGTCACCAAGGAGTTCACAGCCAAGCTTTGGGGCCTGCATGGGGTCTACACAAGGAAGAACCAGGAAGCCACTCAGAGAGATGATCCCAGCATGAAGAAATGGCAGGCACCAGAGCTGTTAGCCAAAAGACCTGCTGGTCAGAGCAGCGACATGTGagtctttctatttttttttttatctctggcATTGTTTGTAGTTTCCATCTTTCAATACAGATGCTGCTtcggcagaaaaaaaaaatatgctgCTACTAACttaaagcagagaga from Micropterus dolomieu isolate WLL.071019.BEF.003 ecotype Adirondacks linkage group LG03, ASM2129224v1, whole genome shotgun sequence harbors:
- the styk1b gene encoding tyrosine-protein kinase STYK1b — translated: MTSLSEADFQCKNGDTICAIRVYEQEVIIVPIFLLAGFLITLVFILLMRFCPEKVHRIRPQASKSATRRILHGIDAPPGINVLEHESIALDMPTSYSTFQPPNSNYPSKNLSMSVVTPSFPHSPPPQPFKPNFIPVVQPRELPRQRLPESFNLVTPLPVAFSLRTDSSVSLCRARMENRNVVLRVLNDSADATERHNFLGFASFLSQLGPHPFLPELLGVVSLRAPLVTVVEELENRDLLSFLWRCRQEQVDNPCEMTERRIFTMAKQVASALEFLHSKDILHGNIRAHSVLVTKEFTAKLWGLHGVYTRKNQEATQRDDPSMKKWQAPELLAKRPAGQSSDIWSFGILLYEMATLGEAPFAEIPVNELLQFHQRGKSLKKPSNCSNTLYSVMKSCCQWKDQDRPSLAEVSRKLLSGEKSASDKVLKVSGTVNIEQYLQEAGYGEANSYTVF